A genome region from Populus alba chromosome 3, ASM523922v2, whole genome shotgun sequence includes the following:
- the LOC118038023 gene encoding uncharacterized protein isoform X4 — protein sequence MDNLISSALEEICYHGPSGVSLSSLWSTLTPKPSPSVRASLWTNLLSIPSLQFTVPGYDLPFSADDSKIKRCEHAEKLGLKIVAKEHLRDSFVGLYDTPSTGISSNQRNALKRLAVARGNGITQNALAKDLKVENNNFFYVVRSLECRGLIVRQPAVVKMKDVSVTTNMLYLYRHAKHLGVQQRFEINEECVEETDIRGDGYDGESSSKVLVRDYLPAIKAICDKLEKANDKVLVISDIKQDLGYSGTKGHKAWRNILRRLKDACVVEEFEAKVDRKVECCLRLLQEFSPNNFEPKTRGCGEDCDNKVLVKFGKMIQQTDQLVELSLDQQIYDLIDAAGSKGATFREVGRRLGLDKKRNYPRFENMLSMFGMHRQAEINKRTPEYRVWTAGNSNSDTPIAVLCKSKAVLGDNNISDLNTSNVDVPVRSDVDLLEHGNSTLGIYSALSGKLNEEIDTDVYSGSPEDGKTNHMQLCPGNVPDSLNRPRSTASNAEMYIESMQMEPDGASSVKTSPTMLTPHHSGSSQTYPHMPLTADSAFREKKILEWLQDKIFILKPEIHKWLKSLEDKGTTIDRKTVDRILYKLERQGHCKLQHINVPAVTNCARDRTILVVLHPSVQGFPPELMGEIHDRVRVFEKQSRGEGSSRLKIKESVPVLNSVTRTQMHVGSEEKTAKWEAMRANGFVLAKMGRARLLHIFLWNHLSSLPEWNGDLSSGAYSYAYKLFELESVIDAIPIELFLQVAGSAQKYDDMIEKCKRGLRLSDLPIEEYRNLLDSRATNRLSLIIDILRRLKLIRLVRDGHSEDGVKAPHARSRHAMELKPYVEEPLSIVAVSNLRCLDLRPRIRHDFFLLNREAVDEYWKTLEYCYAAAHQIAAKHAFPGSVVPEVFHHRSWASVRIMSSDQRAELLKRIVMDDQSKTLSYKDCEKIAKDLNLTLQQVLRVYYDKHHRRLNRFQGVKNTSEECQLLQKIQPSSSKKRKKPLGSSSTKRGRSDNINAQLDRQRLSKLPDAVDQFTVEKDLSSSEHEHLPELQDDDHLDNLEGPGLSEDEECPSVINHCAFSKMKPTRRSRFPWTDEADRQLVIQYARHRAVLGAKFHRVDWNALPDLPAEPGICSRRMSSLFRQNTKFRPAVMKLCTILGERYAKHLERTQNRFLNKNDCRGLLRCSASEGLHGKFSNAVECDEEAGCEEVCWDDFKEKSIRKVLEDVFHYKQVSKLDISKRVGSGSEEWCDLNTNVERHNRMESEMVLSNTPKKDMQKLGIGKRKDSARRSRQYQLHQKFTKLLDEGTSVRRQVLKSLAISNAVELLKLVFLSTSTAPELQNLLAETLRRYSEHDLFAAFSYLRVKKILIGGSGGQPYVLSQQFLTSVSKSPFPSNAGKRAAKLSSWLHEREKDLVEGGVDLTADLQCGDIFQLFAQVSSGELSISPCMPVEGVGEAEDLRSLKHKNKEDEFLDCDRGKKLKSLADSELFSRREKGFPGIVVSLHRAAMQTINSLDLLKDGETCSGDLRWNDMLNSGLGQEISWSASCHNNGQEILNFGITIPTATWPSMAPWEAMTCYLEYLEPKPYDQNQMNPDVFRTIYAAIKKAGDQGLSMEEISQVTGENMHIQIIDVLQTFGRVLKCT from the exons ATGGACAATCTCATCTCTTCAGCTCTCGAAGAGATTTGTTACCATGGTCCCAGCGGAGTCTCCCTATCCTCCCTCTGGTCGACATTAACACCAAAACCTTCTCCTTCAGTCAGAGCCTCTCTATGGACTAACCTGCTTTCAATACCTTCTCTTCAATTCACTGTTCCTGGATACGATCTTCCGTTTAGTGCTGACGACAGTAAAATCAAGCGTTGTGAACACGCCGAGAAGCTCGGTTTGAAAATTGTAGCCAAAGAGCACCTTAGGGATTCCTTTGTTGGTCTTTACGACACTCCGTCTACTGGAATTTCTTCTAATCAACGCAATGCTCTTAAACGACTTGCCGTTGCTAG AGGGAATGGGATTACACAAAACGCACTGGCAAAGGACTTGAAggtagaaaataataactttttttatgtgGTGAGGAGTCTAGAATGCAGAGGGTTGATTGTGAGACAACCTGCTGTTGTGAAGATGAAAGATGTGAGTGTCACTACCAATATGTTGTATTTATATCGTCATGCGAAGCATTTAGGTGTTCAACAGAGGTTTGAGATTAATGAGGAATGTGTGGAGGAAACTGATATACGGGGGGATGGTTATGATGGAGAGTCTTCTTCTAAAGTGCTTGTGAGGGATTATTTACCGGCAATAAAAGCCATCTGTGACAAACTTGAAAAAGCCAATGACAAG GTCCTTGTCATTTCAGATATCAAACAGGATCTTGGTTACAGTGGAACTAAAGGACACAAAGCTTGGAGAAAT ATATTGCGTAGGTTGAAAGATGCCTGTGTTGTTGAGGAGTTTGAAGCTAAAGTTGACAGGAAG GTTGAGTGTTGCCTACGATTGTTACAGGAGTTTTCCCCTAATAATTTTGAGCCCAAAACTCGTGGGTGTGGCGAAGATTGTGACAACAAAGTGCTGGTGAAATTTGGAAAGATGATTCAACAAACTGATCAACTTGTAGAACTTTCCCTTGACCAGcaaatttatgatttgattGATGCTGCAGGATCCAAGGGGGCTACTTTTAGAGAG GTGGGTAGGAGGCTGGGACTTGATAAGAAAAGAAACTATCCTCGGTTTGAAAATATGTTGTCTATGTTTGGGATGCACAGGCAGGCAGAAATCAACAAAAGAACTCCAGAATATCGAGTTTGGACTGCTGGAAATTCAAATTCTGACACACCAATTGCAGTTCTTTGCAAATCCAAAGCTGTCCTTGGTGACAATAATATTTCTGATTTGAATACTAGCAATGTTGATGTACCTGTCAGATCTGATGTAGATTTATTAGAGCATGGTAATTCAACCTTGGGAATTTATTCTGCTTTGTCTGGAAAACTGAATGAGGAAATTGATACCGACGTATATAGTGGCTCACCTGAGGATGGCAAAACTAACCATATGCAGCTCTGTCCTGGCAATGTGCCAGATTCACTCAACAGGCCAAGAAGTACAGCTTCCAATGCTGAAATGTATATAGAGAGCATGCAAATGGAACCTGATGGTGCTTCATCAGTTAAAACATCACCAACTATGTTGACGCCACATCATTCTGGATCCTCTCAGACATATCCGCACATGCCTTTAACGGCTGATAGCGCCTTCAGGGAGAAGAAAATTCTTGAATGGTTACAG GACAAGATATTCATTTTGAAACCTGAGATACACAAGTGGCTTAAGAGTCTTGAGGACAAGGGTACAACAATTGACAGGAAGACTGTTGATCGAATTCTATATAAGCTTGAGCGGCAAGGACACTGCAAATTGCAGCACATTAATGTCCCTGCTGTCACAAATTGTGCCCGAGATCGTACCATCCTAGTGGTTCTTCACCCATCTGTTCAAGGTTTTCCTCCTGAACTAATGGGTGAAATTCATGATAGAGTGAGggtttttgaaaagcaaagtCGTGGAGAGGGGTCATCCAGGCTGAAGATTAAGGAATCAGTTCCAGTGTTAAATAGTGTAACAAGAACTCAGATGCATGTAGGTTCAGAAGAAAAGACTGCTAAATGGGAAGCCATGCGAGCCAATGGGTTCGTGTTAGCAAAAATGGGCCGTGCTCGGctgcttcatatttttttgtggAATCATCTAAGTAGTTTGCCTGAATGGAACGGTGATTTGTCATCTGGGGCATATTCATATGCTTACAAGTTGTTTGAATTAGAGTCTGTCATTGATGCCATTCCAATTGAGCTGTTCTTACAAGTGGCAGGATCTGCTCAAAAGTATGATGATATGATTGAAAAGTGCAAGAGGGGTTTGCGTCTCTCTGATCTTCCTATTGAAGAATACAGAAACTTGTTGGATAGTAGGGCCACAAACAGATTATCATTGATCATTGACATTTTACGTCGATTGAAG CTGATTCGTTTAGTACGTGATGGGCATTCAGAGGATGGTGTAAAGGCTCCACATGCCAGATCCAGACATGCAATGGAGCTTAAACCTTATGTTGAAGAACCACTATCAATAGTAGCAGTATCTAATTTAAGATGTCTTGACCTTCGTCCAAGAATAAGACACGATTTTTTTCTGTTAAACAGAGAAGCTGTTGATGAGTATTGGAAAACTCTGGAGTACTGCTATGCTGCTGCTCATCAAATAGCTGCGAAACATGCATTTCCTGGATCTGTTGTCCCTGAG GTTTTCCATCACCGATCATGGGCCTCGGTTCGAATTATGTCTTCTGATCAGCGTGCTGAGCTCCTAAAACGGATAGTGATGGATGATCAGAGCAAAACTCTGTCGTATAAAGATTGTGAGAAGATTGCAAAGGATCTTAATTTGACTTTACAGCAG GTACTTCGTGTCTATTATGATAAGCACCATCGTCGTCTTAATAGATTTCAAGGTGTTAAAAATACAAGTGAGGAGTGTCAGCTGCTGCAAAAGATACAACCTTCATCctctaagaaaagaaagaaaccctTGGGATCTAGCTCAACAAAGCGTGGCAGAAGTGATAACATAAATGCACAGTTGGACAGGCAGAGGCTTAGCAAATTACCTGATGCTGTTGACCAATTCACAGTAGAAAAAGATCTTTCTTCTTCTGAACATGAGCATTTGCCAGAACTCCAGGATGATGATCACCTCGATAATCTGGAAGGACCAGGACTATCTGAAGATGAGGAATGTCCTTCTGTAATCAACCATTGTGCTTTTTCAAAGATGAAGCCAACACGCCGATCCAGGTTTCCATGGACAGATGAAGCTGATAG GCAATTGGTGATCCAATATGCAAGACATCGTGCAGTTCTTGGGGCAAAGTTTCACCGTGTCGATTGGAATGCACTTCCTGACTTACCAGCAGAACCTGGAATTTGCTCGAGAAGGATGTCATCCCTGTTTAGGCAAAACACAAAATTTAGACCAGCGGTAATGAAGCTCTGCACCATTCTTGGTGAGCGCTATGCAAAGCACCTGGAGAGAACCCAGAACAGGTTTCTTAACAAAAATGACTGCAGAGGTCTCTTGCGATGCTCTGCCAGTGAAGGCCTTCATGGGAAGTTCTCCAATGCTGTTGAATGTGATGAAGAAGCAGGTTGTGAGGAAGTGTGTTGGGATGATTTCAAGGAAAAAAGTATTAGAAAAGTCTTAGAGGATGTTTTCCACTACAAGCAAGTGAGTAAATTGGATATCTCTAAGAGGGTTGGATCTGGCTCTGAAGAATGGTGTGATTTAAACACAAATGTTGAAAGACAT AATCGAATGGAATCTGAAATGGTTCTGTCAAATACTCCCAAGAAGGACATGCAGAAACTTGGCATtggaaaacgtaaagattctGCTCGAAGATCAAGACAATATCAACTTCATCAGAAGTTTACTAAGCTTTTAGACGAAGGGACTAGTGTTCGTAGACAAGTGCTCAAGTCATTGGCTATTTCTAATGCTGTAGAACTATTAAAGCTTGTCTTCTTGAGCACCTCAACAGCACCAGAGCTGCAAAATCTTTTGGCAGAAACTTTACGGCGTTATTCTGAACATGATCTGTTTGCAGCTTTTAGCTACCTCAGAGTGAAAAAAATCTTG ATTGGGGGCAGTGGTGGTCAACCTTATGTGCTATCTCAACAGTTCCTGACCAGTGTTTCTAAGTCTCCATTTCCATCTAATGCTGGAAAGAGGGCTGCTAAACTTTCCAGCTGGCTtcatgaaagagaaaaggaCCTTGTGGAAGGAGGGGTTGATCTTACTGCGGATTTGCAGTGTGGTGACATTTTTCAGTTGTTTGCTCAAGTTTCTTCGGGTGAGTTGTCCATTTCTCCATGCATGCCAGTTGAAGGAGTGGGAGAGGCCGAAGACCTAAGAAgcttgaaacacaaaaataaggAAGATGAATTTTTGGATTGTGATAGGggcaaaaaattgaaatcaCTGGCAGATAGTGAACTCTTTTCTCGCAGAGAAAAGGGCTTTCCTGGTATTGTGGTGTCTCTGCATCGTGCAGCAATGCAAACCATTAATTCTCTAGACTTGCTCAAAGATGGGGAGACTTGTAGCGGTGATCTTCGTTGGAATGATATGCTCAATTCTGGTTTGGGTCAGGAAATCAGCTGGAGTGCATCTTGTCACAACAATGGGCAggaaattctgaattttggcatCACTATCCCTACAGCAACATGGCCCAGCATGGCACCTTGGGAGGCTATGACATGCTATTTGGAATATCTGGAGCCAAAACCTTAtgatcaaaatcaaatgaatccTGATGTCTTTAGGACCATTTATGCTGCTATTAAGAAGGCTGGTGACCAGGGTTTGAGCATGGAAGAAATTTCCCAAGTTACAG GAGA
- the LOC118038024 gene encoding protein ELF4-LIKE 4 has protein sequence MEGDLFPGLSNGNQVDGKVLQTFQKSFVQVQDILDQNRLLINEINQNHESKIPDNLTRNVGLIKELNNNIRRVVDLYADLSSNFTRSMEPSSEGESSGILKSNGKANSKRIRSG, from the coding sequence ATGGAAGGTGATTTATTTCCAGGTTTAAGCAATGGAAACCAAGTAGATGGCAAGGTTTTGCAAACATTCCAGAAGAGTTTTGTGCAAGTCCAGGACATTCTGGATCAAAACAGGTTGCTAATCAATGAAATAAACCAAAACCACGAGTCGAAGATCCCAGACAACCTGACTCGAAATGTTGGTTTGATCAAGGAGCTAAACAATAACATTAGAAGGGTGGTGGATCTTTATGCTGATCTTTCGAGCAATTTCACCAGGTCAATGGAACCTTCATCAGAGGGTGAATCAAGCGGGATATTGAAGTCCAATGGAAAGGCCAATTCGAAGAGAATTAGATCCGGGTAA